Proteins encoded together in one Musa acuminata AAA Group cultivar baxijiao unplaced genomic scaffold, Cavendish_Baxijiao_AAA HiC_scaffold_1141, whole genome shotgun sequence window:
- the LOC135671563 gene encoding uncharacterized protein LOC135671563 produces MTCASFPSQTLSPTPRSKSLPQSSSAACVCLHFIETNQKRGRYLRGKTAISRSSTRLLPWVPLCARKPPPRGESQKQEQMAPSSPLSDLIHGFCSSVNEKELSRLEKLLSKDCIFESSAYSKPLQGKRINQFFKELTEAMGTHVRFVIDEVYEGKELTTAATWHLEWNNQFIPLTKGCSFFKCSKDGDLLLIKEARVLVESPVKPGDLVLGTLKRIISLFDKFPRVAGWYLRKHDVLLHYICIIYMFLRPVILPLFVYYTNQWVWLQLKLPQNILQMFIDYVWKLLLIIIKRLM; encoded by the exons ATGACTTGTGCTTCTTTCCCATCTCAAACCCTTAGCCCGACACCTCGCAGCAAATCTCTTCCTCAGTCATCTTCAGCAGCTTGCGTTTGCCTTCACTTCATCGAGACAAACCAAAAAAGAGGCCGTTATTTGAGAGGGAAGACAGCGATATCTCGTTCGTCGACGAGACTACTTCCATGGGTACCTCTCTGTGCCAGAAAACCTCCGCCGCGAGGTGAGAGTCAAAAGCAAGAGCAAATGGCTCCGTCGTCACCGCTGTCTGATTTGATTCACGGATTCTGCTCATCTGTCAATGAGAAAGAACTGAGTAGATTAGAGAAACTCTTGTCCAAGGACTGCATTTTTGAGTCCTCGGCGTACTCGAAACCCTTACAAGGAAAG AGGATCAACCAGTTCTTCAAGGAACTCACGGAAGCCATGGGAACTCATGTAAGATTTGTCATCGACGAGGTGTACGAGGGGAAGGAACTAACGACTGCAGCAACATGGCATCTTG AGTGGAACAACCAGTTCATCCCCTTGACGAAAGGCTGCAGCTTTTTCAAGTGTTCTAAAGATGGCGACCTGCTGCTCATCAA GGAAGCTCGTGTCCTCGTTGAGTCACCTGTGAAACCAGGAGATCTTGTTCTT GGGACGCTGAAACGTATCATCTCTCTGTTTGACAAATTCCCGAGAGTAGCTGGAT GGTACTTACGGAAGCATGATgtgctacttcattatatttgcaTAATATACATGTTTTTGCGGCCTGTGATCCTTCCACTCTTCGTGTACTACACAAATCAGTGGGTATGGCTTCAACTTAAATTACCACAAAATATTCTACAGATGTTCATAGACTATGTATGGAAATTACTATTAATCATCATAAAAAGGCTTATGTGA